In a genomic window of Nodosilinea sp. E11:
- a CDS encoding amino acid ABC transporter substrate-binding protein — translation MRKWGLLAAALGLTLAACGGGTTTAGGDGSTTAGGGGGGSRLDVVKSRGQLICGVDGGIPGFSFVDESGTYSGLDVDVCKAVAAAVLGDAEAVEYRRLDSTERFTALTGGEVDMLSRNTTWTISRDTSVGLEFAPTTFFDGQGMLVRADSGITSLEDFAGQAVCVETGTTTELNLTDQMRQLNVDFEPVVFQDADAAYAAYDEGRCEGMTSDKSQLIARRSTLPNPDEHTLLEVTMSKEPLGPVTTNNDSAWYDVVKWVTYGLIQAEEFGISSDNITTFEGTDNPDIARFLGQEGTLGTDMGLPNDFMAQVITQVGNYGEVFDRNLGADSQFALERGQNALWTEGGLMYAPPFR, via the coding sequence ATGCGTAAGTGGGGTTTACTCGCAGCTGCCTTAGGGCTGACTTTGGCGGCCTGCGGCGGTGGCACAACTACTGCCGGTGGAGACGGTAGCACGACCGCTGGCGGCGGTGGCGGCGGTAGTCGTTTAGATGTAGTTAAGAGCCGTGGGCAACTCATCTGTGGCGTTGATGGCGGCATCCCAGGCTTTAGCTTTGTCGACGAAAGCGGCACCTATTCTGGCTTAGATGTCGATGTCTGTAAGGCCGTGGCTGCCGCCGTGCTGGGCGATGCCGAAGCTGTAGAGTATCGTCGACTAGACTCTACCGAGCGTTTTACTGCGTTGACCGGGGGTGAGGTAGACATGCTCTCCCGCAACACCACTTGGACCATCAGCCGCGACACCAGCGTGGGCTTAGAGTTTGCCCCCACTACTTTTTTTGATGGTCAGGGCATGTTGGTGCGTGCCGATAGCGGCATTACCAGTCTGGAAGATTTTGCCGGGCAGGCCGTGTGTGTGGAAACCGGAACCACCACTGAGCTCAACCTGACCGATCAAATGCGCCAACTCAACGTTGACTTTGAACCGGTGGTGTTTCAGGATGCCGACGCGGCCTATGCGGCCTACGACGAAGGTCGCTGCGAAGGGATGACCTCTGACAAGTCGCAGCTCATTGCCCGCCGTAGCACCCTGCCCAACCCCGACGAGCACACCCTGCTCGAAGTGACTATGTCGAAGGAGCCTCTAGGCCCCGTCACCACCAATAACGATTCTGCCTGGTACGACGTAGTTAAGTGGGTTACCTACGGTTTGATTCAGGCTGAAGAGTTTGGCATCAGTTCTGACAATATCACTACCTTCGAAGGCACTGATAACCCCGATATTGCCCGTTTCTTGGGTCAAGAAGGGACCTTAGGTACCGACATGGGTTTGCCTAATGACTTTATGGCCCAGGTGATTACCCAGGTGGGTAACTACGGCGAGGTGTTTGATCGCAACCTGGGTGCAGATTCTCAATTTGCCCTAGAGCGTGGCCAAAACGCGCTATGGACCGAGGGTGGCCTCATGTATGCGCCTCCCTTCCGCTAA
- a CDS encoding chlorophyll a/b-binding protein, with translation MTTSGYTTEDGGRLNNYAVEPKVYVDDSQQFGFNEYAEKLNGRLAMIGFVSAVLFEALTGHGVVTWLTNL, from the coding sequence ATGACCACTAGCGGATACACCACCGAAGATGGCGGTCGCTTAAATAACTACGCCGTCGAGCCCAAGGTTTATGTCGATGACAGTCAGCAATTTGGTTTCAACGAGTATGCCGAAAAGTTGAATGGTCGGCTGGCTATGATTGGCTTTGTATCGGCGGTGCTGTTTGAAGCGCTCACGGGTCATGGCGTCGTCACCTGGCTAACCAACCTATAG
- a CDS encoding replication restart DNA helicase PriA, protein MIGHFQQVHCPNCGNLAERHHINPDQLVRTQCAACDYLMITCARTGKVIEAHAPGLFAASAR, encoded by the coding sequence ATGATTGGCCATTTTCAACAGGTACATTGCCCTAATTGTGGAAACTTAGCCGAAAGGCACCACATTAATCCTGATCAGCTAGTGCGCACCCAGTGTGCGGCCTGCGACTATCTCATGATTACCTGTGCCCGCACTGGCAAAGTCATTGAGGCCCATGCTCCAGGGCTATTTGCTGCCTCCGCGCGATAG
- a CDS encoding DUF2358 domain-containing protein produces the protein MDILEQIRLDYERFPQDQSYHLYADDVYFKDPLNEFRGVDRYRRMIGFISQWFKDVDLQLHDIQYASPSQINSRWTLSWVAPVPWQPPMSIPGRSELGLSEDGKVISHIDYWDCSRLSVVGQLFSRNG, from the coding sequence GTGGATATCCTGGAACAGATTCGGCTCGACTACGAACGGTTTCCTCAAGATCAGAGCTATCACCTGTACGCCGACGATGTGTACTTCAAAGACCCGCTCAACGAGTTTCGCGGCGTCGATCGCTACCGGCGCATGATTGGCTTTATCAGCCAGTGGTTTAAAGATGTTGATTTGCAACTGCACGACATTCAATACGCCAGCCCCAGCCAAATCAACAGCCGTTGGACTCTGAGTTGGGTGGCCCCTGTGCCTTGGCAGCCGCCCATGAGCATTCCCGGTCGCAGCGAGCTGGGGCTAAGTGAAGACGGCAAAGTCATCTCCCACATCGACTATTGGGATTGCTCTCGCCTCTCGGTAGTAGGGCAATTGTTTTCGCGCAATGGCTAA
- the codA gene encoding cytosine deaminase, translated as MELILRDGRLPNGESIDIGLDHGSICALEPHLAASAAAEITLGGKLVSPPFVESHIHLDSALTVGQPRWNQSGTLFEGIEIWRDRKQSLTLDDVKARAIATLKLQAQQGVLFVRSHADVSEANLIALKALLEVRDIVKDWITVQVVAFPQDGLYGSPGNLELMEEALKLGADAVGGIPHYEMTREDGVESVHHIFELAQRYDRLIDIHCDEIDDDQSRFLEVVAACAVRSGLGSRTTASHTTAFASYNNAYAFKLMGLLARSQINFIANPLINITLQGRTDTYPKRRGVTRVKELWQQGLNVSLGHDCVQDPWYSLGSGNMLDVASMAVHVCQMTGQAEIAACFDMITTNGAKTLALGESYGLAVGKPANLIVLDADSPYDAIRRRATVTHVFSHGKLLVQTKPPEVKWE; from the coding sequence ATGGAACTCATCTTGCGGGATGGTCGGTTGCCGAACGGTGAGTCGATAGACATCGGCCTAGATCATGGCAGTATTTGTGCCTTAGAGCCTCACCTGGCGGCCTCAGCGGCAGCAGAAATTACGCTGGGCGGCAAGCTGGTGAGTCCTCCGTTTGTCGAGTCACACATTCACCTCGACTCAGCCCTCACCGTAGGCCAACCCCGCTGGAACCAGAGCGGCACGCTGTTTGAGGGGATTGAGATTTGGCGCGATCGCAAACAATCGCTTACCTTAGACGATGTCAAAGCCCGGGCGATCGCCACCCTCAAGCTTCAGGCCCAGCAGGGAGTGCTGTTTGTGCGTAGCCACGCCGACGTCAGCGAAGCTAATCTAATCGCGCTCAAAGCATTGCTTGAGGTACGCGATATTGTCAAAGACTGGATCACCGTGCAGGTGGTGGCCTTTCCCCAGGACGGCCTCTACGGCAGCCCTGGCAACCTTGAGCTGATGGAAGAAGCCCTGAAGCTAGGGGCCGATGCCGTGGGCGGCATTCCCCACTACGAAATGACCCGCGAAGACGGCGTCGAATCGGTGCACCACATTTTTGAGCTAGCCCAGCGCTACGATCGCCTGATCGACATCCACTGTGACGAAATCGACGACGACCAGTCGCGCTTTCTAGAAGTAGTTGCTGCCTGCGCCGTGCGATCGGGCTTAGGATCTCGAACCACGGCCAGTCACACCACCGCCTTTGCCAGCTACAACAACGCCTACGCCTTCAAGCTCATGGGCCTGCTGGCGCGATCGCAGATTAATTTCATCGCCAACCCGCTGATCAACATCACCCTTCAGGGACGTACCGATACTTACCCCAAACGGCGCGGCGTCACCCGAGTTAAAGAGCTCTGGCAGCAGGGTTTAAACGTCAGCCTAGGCCACGACTGCGTTCAAGATCCCTGGTATAGCCTCGGCTCTGGCAACATGCTCGATGTCGCCTCCATGGCCGTTCACGTCTGCCAAATGACCGGCCAAGCCGAAATCGCCGCCTGCTTCGACATGATTACCACCAACGGCGCTAAAACCCTGGCCCTAGGCGAATCCTACGGCCTAGCCGTCGGCAAACCCGCCAATCTCATCGTCCTCGACGCCGACAGCCCCTACGACGCCATTCGCCGCCGCGCCACAGTCACCCATGTTTTCTCGCACGGCAAATTGCTGGTGCAGACAAAGCCCCCAGAGGTGAAGTGGGAGTAG
- a CDS encoding ABC transporter permease subunit, which yields MAHDSGGRSFDLKAMLRDERFWKIAFQVITLIVVIALLSFFLGNLNRNLLQQGRAFSFNFLRNPAGFSIGESLIRYRPNDPYWRALMVGLGNTITLVAGGIALTTLLGTVAGIASFSKNWLVHKLSRLYVGLVRNIPLLLQLFFWYFAIYGTLPRPVDQISVLGIAFLNNRGVYIPWAGSAVLALLGIAATIGAAIAALYLWQWRTKIRIETGVGGKAQSIALAVLGVVWLGIVVLGMNWTIPSGLEAGGVTGGLRLSREYVAALTALVFYTSAFVAEIVRAGIQSVSKGQWEAARSLGLHAGIVMRLVVFPQALRVIIPPMNSEYMNLTKNTSLAFAIAFPEMYSIATTTYNQTGRPVEVFVVLMATYLILCLLITLVMNQLNRTVQFKER from the coding sequence ATGGCCCACGATAGTGGTGGCAGGTCCTTCGATTTGAAGGCGATGCTGCGCGACGAGCGGTTTTGGAAGATTGCCTTCCAGGTGATTACGCTAATCGTTGTCATTGCCCTACTGAGCTTTTTCCTCGGCAACCTCAACCGCAACTTGCTCCAGCAGGGACGTGCCTTTAGCTTCAACTTCCTGCGCAACCCGGCTGGCTTCAGTATTGGCGAGAGCCTGATTCGATATCGGCCCAACGATCCCTACTGGCGGGCATTGATGGTGGGCCTCGGCAATACCATCACCCTAGTGGCGGGCGGCATTGCACTGACCACGCTGCTGGGAACCGTAGCCGGAATTGCCAGCTTTTCTAAGAATTGGTTGGTGCACAAACTCAGCCGGTTGTACGTAGGGCTGGTGCGCAACATTCCACTGCTGCTACAGCTATTTTTTTGGTATTTCGCCATCTATGGCACCCTACCCCGACCTGTCGATCAAATTAGTGTGTTGGGTATCGCCTTCTTGAATAACCGAGGGGTCTATATTCCTTGGGCTGGGAGTGCGGTGTTAGCTCTGCTGGGAATTGCGGCGACAATCGGGGCGGCGATCGCGGCTCTATACCTCTGGCAGTGGCGCACTAAAATTCGCATTGAAACTGGGGTTGGTGGCAAGGCCCAATCAATTGCTTTAGCCGTGCTCGGTGTAGTGTGGCTGGGCATTGTCGTGCTGGGCATGAACTGGACGATTCCCTCGGGGCTGGAGGCGGGGGGGGTAACCGGTGGGTTGCGCCTGTCGCGAGAATATGTGGCGGCCCTCACGGCCTTGGTGTTTTATACCTCTGCCTTTGTGGCCGAGATTGTGCGAGCGGGCATTCAGTCGGTGTCAAAGGGCCAGTGGGAAGCCGCCCGCTCCCTAGGGTTGCATGCGGGTATCGTCATGCGGCTGGTGGTGTTTCCCCAGGCGCTGCGGGTGATCATTCCGCCGATGAACAGCGAGTACATGAACCTGACCAAGAACACGAGTTTGGCGTTTGCGATCGCCTTTCCCGAGATGTATTCCATCGCTACCACCACCTACAACCAGACCGGTCGACCGGTGGAGGTGTTTGTGGTGCTGATGGCCACCTACCTGATTCTTTGTCTGCTGATCACCCTAGTGATGAACCAGCTCAACCGCACTGTGCAGTTTAAGGAGCGCTAA
- the serS gene encoding serine--tRNA ligase: MLDLKQIREHPEQVQAVLSKRGEYDLAPLIDLDQQQRKLETVRSQLQARSNEIGKQVGQTIKAGAAPNGPEVTALKEEGNQVKAELQTLEPQEREIKAQIEAILLGLPNLPSDTTPVGKDETENVEVRRWGDEYLPKAPAKPHWEIGETLGILDFKRAAEKIAQSRFVVLKGAGAALERALISFMLDRHTQAGYDEVIPPYLVNSAALTASGQLPKFAEESFQCRNDDLWLTPTAEVPLTNLHRDDILAADQLPIHYCAYTPCFRREAGSYGKDTRGLIRLHQFNKVEMYKFVHPDHSFEELEALVGDAEDILQQLKLPYRVLALCTGDLGFSSCKTYDLEVWMPSSDSYREISSCSNCLDFQARRANVRFKSAGQKGTQYVHTLNGSGLAIGRTMAAILENYQEANGSVRVPEVLQPYLNREYL, encoded by the coding sequence GTGCTGGATCTAAAGCAAATACGAGAACATCCAGAGCAGGTGCAAGCTGTTTTGAGCAAGCGGGGTGAGTATGACCTGGCCCCCCTGATAGACCTAGACCAGCAGCAGAGAAAGCTGGAGACGGTGCGATCGCAGCTCCAGGCCCGCAGCAACGAAATCGGTAAGCAGGTGGGCCAGACCATCAAAGCGGGAGCTGCCCCTAACGGCCCTGAGGTCACTGCCCTCAAAGAGGAAGGCAACCAGGTGAAGGCCGAGCTGCAAACCCTCGAACCCCAAGAGCGAGAGATCAAAGCGCAGATCGAAGCGATTTTGCTGGGCCTGCCAAACCTACCCAGCGACACTACCCCTGTCGGCAAAGACGAAACCGAAAATGTAGAAGTGCGCCGCTGGGGCGACGAGTACCTGCCCAAGGCCCCTGCCAAACCCCACTGGGAAATTGGCGAAACTCTAGGTATTCTCGACTTTAAGCGCGCCGCCGAAAAGATTGCCCAAAGCCGCTTTGTGGTGCTCAAAGGGGCAGGGGCCGCGCTGGAGCGAGCCTTGATCTCCTTTATGCTCGATCGCCACACTCAGGCGGGCTACGACGAAGTGATTCCCCCGTACCTGGTTAACTCGGCTGCACTCACCGCCTCGGGCCAGCTACCCAAGTTTGCCGAAGAAAGCTTCCAGTGTCGCAACGACGACCTGTGGCTCACTCCCACCGCCGAGGTGCCCCTCACCAACCTGCACCGCGACGACATTCTCGCTGCCGACCAGCTTCCCATTCACTATTGCGCCTACACCCCCTGCTTTCGCCGCGAGGCGGGCAGCTATGGCAAAGATACGCGAGGGCTGATCCGCCTGCACCAGTTCAACAAGGTGGAGATGTACAAGTTCGTCCACCCCGACCATTCTTTCGAGGAGCTAGAGGCGCTGGTGGGCGATGCCGAAGACATTCTGCAACAGCTCAAGCTGCCCTACCGGGTGCTGGCGCTGTGCACGGGCGACCTGGGCTTCTCTAGCTGCAAAACTTACGACCTTGAGGTGTGGATGCCGTCATCAGACAGCTACCGCGAGATCTCTAGCTGCTCTAACTGCCTAGACTTTCAGGCCCGCCGCGCTAACGTGCGATTTAAATCGGCGGGCCAAAAGGGCACCCAGTATGTGCACACCCTCAACGGGTCGGGGCTGGCGATTGGCCGCACTATGGCCGCCATTCTCGAAAACTATCAGGAGGCCAACGGCTCGGTGCGCGTGCCTGAGGTGCTGCAACCCTACCTCAACCGCGAGTATCTGTAG
- a CDS encoding NifU family protein, with protein METLALTPPNVEQVLDELRPYLLADGGNVELVEIDGPVVKLRLQGACGSCPSSAMTLRMGIERRLREFIPEIAEIEQVF; from the coding sequence ATGGAAACCCTCGCCCTTACTCCTCCCAATGTGGAGCAGGTATTAGACGAACTGCGCCCCTACCTGCTTGCTGACGGTGGCAACGTAGAGCTCGTTGAAATTGATGGCCCCGTCGTGAAGCTCCGCCTGCAAGGGGCCTGCGGCTCTTGCCCCAGCTCTGCGATGACCCTGCGCATGGGCATTGAGCGTCGACTGCGCGAATTTATTCCTGAAATCGCTGAGATTGAACAGGTGTTTTAG
- a CDS encoding orange carotenoid-binding protein, with the protein MPFTLDSARNIFPSTLTADAVPATIARFTQLSAEDQLALIWFAYLDMGKGITIAAPGAASMQFAEATMNEIRAMSFQEQSQAMCDLANRADTPIGRTYSTWSPNIKLGFWYKLGQWMEEGFVAPIPEGYQLSANASAVLQSIRNLESGQQITVLRNAVVDMGFDPKQMGSYTRVAEPVVPPQDTDKRRQVTIEGVTDPTVLAYMNNLNANDFDALIELFTDDGALQPPFQRPIVGKPNVLRFFQEDCQNLNLIPERGVTEPAADGFTQIKVTGKVQTPWFGAGVGMNIAWRFLINPDGKIFFVAIDLLASPKELLNLVR; encoded by the coding sequence ATGCCGTTCACTCTCGATTCAGCCCGCAATATTTTTCCCAGCACCCTCACTGCCGATGCGGTACCCGCCACTATTGCCCGCTTCACTCAACTCAGTGCAGAAGACCAGCTGGCGTTAATTTGGTTCGCCTACCTCGATATGGGTAAAGGCATCACCATTGCGGCTCCTGGGGCAGCCAGCATGCAGTTTGCTGAAGCTACCATGAACGAGATTCGAGCTATGTCGTTTCAGGAGCAGTCGCAGGCGATGTGCGACTTGGCCAACCGGGCCGACACCCCCATTGGCCGCACCTACTCTACGTGGTCGCCCAACATCAAGCTAGGCTTCTGGTACAAACTGGGTCAGTGGATGGAAGAAGGTTTCGTCGCCCCTATTCCTGAAGGGTATCAGCTGTCAGCCAATGCCTCAGCGGTGCTGCAATCCATTCGCAACCTAGAGTCGGGGCAGCAGATTACAGTGTTGCGCAATGCCGTAGTCGATATGGGCTTTGACCCCAAACAGATGGGCTCTTACACCCGAGTTGCCGAGCCGGTGGTGCCGCCCCAAGACACCGACAAGCGCCGTCAGGTCACCATTGAGGGTGTCACAGACCCGACGGTGTTGGCCTATATGAACAACCTCAACGCCAACGATTTCGACGCGCTGATTGAGCTGTTTACCGATGACGGTGCCCTCCAGCCCCCCTTCCAGCGGCCCATTGTGGGCAAACCCAACGTGCTGCGGTTCTTTCAAGAAGACTGTCAGAACCTCAATTTAATTCCTGAGCGCGGGGTTACCGAGCCCGCCGCTGATGGCTTTACCCAAATTAAAGTGACCGGTAAGGTGCAAACGCCCTGGTTTGGGGCCGGAGTGGGCATGAACATTGCCTGGCGGTTCTTAATTAACCCCGACGGCAAAATTTTCTTTGTCGCGATCGATCTGCTGGCATCACCGAAGGAACTGCTGAACTTAGTCCGCTAG
- a CDS encoding chlorophyll a/b-binding protein encodes METNETKFGFVNFAETWNGRLAMLGFVIGVATEFVTGQGILSQIGLM; translated from the coding sequence ATGGAAACCAACGAAACCAAGTTTGGCTTTGTTAACTTTGCGGAAACCTGGAATGGTCGTCTAGCCATGCTGGGCTTTGTGATTGGTGTCGCTACCGAGTTTGTGACCGGTCAGGGTATTCTGTCTCAGATTGGCTTGATGTAA
- a CDS encoding amino acid ABC transporter permease, whose protein sequence is MTSVTPDSFSAPPDIVALGPVAWAKKNLFSDWFNSLLTIVLVLIFGWGIFRLGFWALTTAQWQVIPNNFGLFMTGTYPARLYPRIWALLAIVCGLAGLSWGVLGRNISTLFSRNVLIGLGVVCAFIVLFPPTRPSSLKLLPMVALVAGAAAGGRQLGRRFPGIGSLLSLAWFLSYFVALWLIGGGLGLTRVSTNDWGGLVLTLFTAVSGIVLCFPLGLLLALGRRSALPVVRWLSTIYIELVRGVPLVALLFMGQVMIPLFLPLGSRPDRILRAIIALALFSAAYLAENVRAGLQAVPRGQNEAAASLGLNTPTTLGLIVLPQALKIAIPAIVGQFISLFQDTTLLSIVGLAELLGIGRSILANPTYLGRYAEVYLFLAVIYWLFCYAMSLASRKLEEKLNTDH, encoded by the coding sequence ATGACCTCCGTTACCCCCGATTCTTTCTCTGCACCTCCCGATATTGTGGCGCTTGGGCCGGTAGCCTGGGCCAAAAAGAACCTGTTTAGCGATTGGTTCAACAGCCTGTTGACCATTGTGCTTGTGCTGATCTTTGGCTGGGGGATCTTTCGGTTGGGGTTTTGGGCGTTGACCACCGCCCAATGGCAGGTGATTCCCAACAACTTTGGTCTGTTTATGACCGGTACCTATCCCGCCCGGCTGTACCCGCGTATTTGGGCGCTGCTGGCTATTGTTTGCGGCCTAGCCGGGCTGTCGTGGGGGGTGCTGGGGCGCAATATCTCGACCCTGTTTAGCCGCAATGTGCTGATTGGCCTAGGAGTGGTGTGCGCGTTTATCGTGCTATTTCCGCCGACTCGACCCAGTTCGCTTAAGCTGCTGCCAATGGTGGCGCTGGTGGCCGGGGCAGCCGCAGGCGGGCGGCAACTGGGCCGACGGTTTCCCGGAATAGGTAGCCTGCTGTCTTTGGCCTGGTTTTTGTCCTACTTTGTAGCCCTGTGGCTGATTGGCGGTGGCCTCGGTCTAACCCGCGTATCGACCAATGACTGGGGTGGCCTAGTGCTCACCCTATTTACAGCAGTGAGTGGCATTGTTCTGTGCTTTCCTCTGGGGCTGCTGCTGGCCCTGGGGCGACGCAGTGCGCTGCCGGTGGTGCGCTGGTTGTCCACCATTTACATTGAGCTAGTGCGGGGTGTGCCCCTGGTGGCCCTGTTGTTTATGGGCCAGGTGATGATTCCGCTGTTTTTGCCCCTGGGGTCGCGGCCCGATCGCATTTTGCGAGCCATCATTGCTCTGGCGCTGTTTAGCGCGGCCTACTTAGCCGAAAACGTGCGGGCAGGTTTGCAGGCGGTGCCCCGAGGCCAGAATGAGGCGGCGGCGTCTTTAGGGCTTAACACGCCGACCACCCTGGGGTTGATTGTGCTGCCTCAAGCGTTAAAGATTGCCATTCCGGCGATCGTAGGCCAGTTCATTAGTCTGTTTCAAGACACTACGCTGCTGTCGATTGTGGGGCTGGCTGAGCTGCTGGGCATTGGTAGATCGATCTTGGCCAACCCGACTTACCTAGGGCGCTATGCTGAGGTTTACCTGTTCTTGGCGGTGATCTACTGGCTATTTTGCTATGCGATGTCGTTAGCTAGCCGCAAGCTAGAGGAAAAGCTCAATACCGATCATTAA
- a CDS encoding SDR family oxidoreductase, whose protein sequence is MTLIDLRNRTVLVTGASRGIGAAIAQSLHGAGAAVVLHYSQGQAEARQIAAELGSDRTHLVQADLSVPGAARSLWQQALDWRGSISAVVNNAATMPAAPIEGAWEPWSSAWQETLQVNLVAMADLCREAIPHFQANGGGTLINLASRAAFRGDGPEFMAYAASKGGVIGLTRTIAKGFAADGVRAYAIAPGFVRTDRIEQVMAERGADYVTRDIPMGAPAEPQDIANLVAFLVAGLAPHATGATFDVNGASYFH, encoded by the coding sequence ATGACCTTGATTGATTTACGCAACCGCACTGTTTTAGTCACAGGGGCTTCGCGGGGCATTGGCGCAGCGATCGCCCAGTCGCTCCATGGGGCCGGGGCGGCGGTGGTGCTGCACTACAGCCAGGGGCAGGCCGAGGCTAGGCAGATTGCGGCTGAGTTGGGGAGCGATCGCACGCATCTGGTGCAGGCTGATCTGTCGGTGCCGGGGGCGGCGCGATCGCTGTGGCAGCAGGCGTTAGACTGGCGCGGCAGCATTAGCGCGGTTGTGAATAATGCCGCCACTATGCCCGCCGCCCCGATCGAGGGGGCCTGGGAGCCGTGGTCTAGCGCCTGGCAAGAGACCTTACAGGTCAATCTGGTGGCGATGGCTGACCTGTGTCGAGAGGCTATCCCGCATTTTCAAGCCAACGGGGGTGGCACGCTGATCAACCTGGCCAGTCGAGCGGCTTTTCGGGGCGATGGGCCAGAGTTTATGGCCTACGCCGCCTCAAAGGGGGGAGTGATTGGGCTGACCCGCACGATCGCCAAGGGGTTTGCCGCCGATGGGGTGCGGGCCTATGCGATCGCCCCTGGGTTTGTACGTACCGATCGCATTGAGCAGGTGATGGCTGAGCGAGGAGCTGATTATGTCACCCGCGATATCCCGATGGGGGCACCGGCGGAGCCGCAGGATATTGCTAACCTGGTGGCGTTTTTGGTGGCGGGGTTAGCGCCCCACGCGACGGGGGCGACGTTTGATGTGAATGGGGCGTCGTATTTTCATTGA
- a CDS encoding amino acid ABC transporter ATP-binding protein, which translates to MTQFQTEQPSAQHTGTEPVIVARDVEKWYDNGFHVLKGVSMTVYKGEVLVVMGPSGSGKSTFIRTFNALEPYQKGTIEVDGITISHDLKNIEAIRREVGMVFQQFNLFPHLTVLQNVTLAPIWVRRWPKAKAQEVAMQLLERVGILEQAHKFPGQLSGGQQQRVAIARSLAMQPKVMLFDEPTSALDPEMVREVLDVMRGLANSGMTMVCVTHEVGFAREVADRVVLMDGGYLVEENTPQEFFSNPREDRTQKFLSQIL; encoded by the coding sequence ATGACACAGTTTCAGACGGAGCAACCCTCTGCCCAACATACGGGTACTGAGCCGGTCATCGTAGCCCGTGACGTCGAGAAGTGGTACGACAATGGCTTTCACGTGCTCAAGGGTGTCAGCATGACGGTCTATAAGGGCGAAGTGCTGGTAGTGATGGGGCCGTCTGGATCAGGCAAGTCCACCTTTATCCGTACGTTTAATGCTTTAGAACCCTACCAAAAAGGCACCATTGAGGTTGATGGCATTACCATTTCCCATGACCTCAAAAATATTGAGGCCATCCGCCGCGAGGTGGGCATGGTGTTTCAGCAGTTCAACCTGTTCCCTCACCTAACAGTGCTACAAAATGTGACCCTAGCCCCGATTTGGGTGCGCCGCTGGCCCAAGGCCAAGGCCCAAGAGGTGGCGATGCAGCTGCTAGAGCGCGTCGGCATTTTAGAACAGGCCCACAAGTTTCCGGGGCAGCTGTCGGGGGGGCAACAGCAGCGAGTTGCGATCGCGCGATCCCTGGCCATGCAGCCCAAGGTGATGTTGTTTGACGAACCCACCTCCGCCCTTGACCCCGAGATGGTGCGAGAGGTGCTTGATGTAATGAGGGGCCTAGCCAATTCTGGTATGACCATGGTGTGCGTCACCCACGAGGTCGGCTTTGCCCGCGAGGTGGCCGATCGCGTCGTACTGATGGATGGGGGCTACCTGGTCGAAGAAAATACCCCCCAAGAGTTCTTCAGCAACCCTCGCGAAGACCGCACCCAAAAGTTCCTTTCCCAGATTTTGTAG